The region CCTATATACTCAAGGCTGTACGGACCCCCGGATGCAAGGCCAAGCGGGGAAAATTCACCAACGTCCGGCCCGATCACCTGGCCACGGTGGCCTTGAAGGGTCTGCTGGAGAAAACCAAGGTCGATCCGGAAAAGATCGAAGACGTTATCCTGGGCTGTTCTTTTCCGGAGGCGGAGCAGGGCATGAATGTGGGCCGCATGGTGGCCCTGAACGCCGGATTGCCGTATACGGTCCCCGGACAGACCGTGAACCGGTTCTGCTCCTCCGGCCTGCAGTCCATATCCATGGCCGCGGAACGGGTCATGGCTGGATTTGCCGACTGCATCGTGGCCGGAGGCACGGAGTCCATGACCATGGTCCCCATGGGCGGAAACAAGTTCAGCGCCAATCCGGATCTGATCTCCAACTGGCCCCAGGCTTACGCCTCCATGGGCATCACGGCCGAAAAGGTGGCAGAGCAGTTCAATGTTTCCCGGGAGGACCAGGACACCTTTGGGCTGCAGAGCAACGAGCGGGCTCTGCAGGCTATAGAGGCCGGGAAATTTGCGGAGGAGATCGTCCCGGTTGAGGTGGAGCGGACCAAGGTGGTCAAGGATCAGCTGGTCAAGGATACCGAAGTGGTGGATATCGACGATGGTCCGCGCCGGACCACCATGGAGAAGATGGCCAAGCTCAAGTCCCCGTTCAAGGCCGGTGGGTCGGTGACCGCAGGGAATTCGTCCCAGATGACCGACGGCGCGGCCGTGACCCTGGTGGTCTCCGAGGACTTTCTGAAAAAGCTGGGCCAGGAT is a window of Desulfovermiculus halophilus DSM 18834 DNA encoding:
- a CDS encoding thiolase family protein, producing the protein MANAYILKAVRTPGCKAKRGKFTNVRPDHLATVALKGLLEKTKVDPEKIEDVILGCSFPEAEQGMNVGRMVALNAGLPYTVPGQTVNRFCSSGLQSISMAAERVMAGFADCIVAGGTESMTMVPMGGNKFSANPDLISNWPQAYASMGITAEKVAEQFNVSREDQDTFGLQSNERALQAIEAGKFAEEIVPVEVERTKVVKDQLVKDTEVVDIDDGPRRTTMEKMAKLKSPFKAGGSVTAGNSSQMTDGAAVTLVVSEDFLKKLGQDPMARFVAYDVKGVPPELMGIGPSEAIPGVLDKAKMSLDDIGLFELNEAFASQALYCMRKVGIDQSIANVNGGAIALGHPLGCTGAKLTTTLLHEMHRQDVRYGIVSMCIGGGMGAAGIFEKV